The Chionomys nivalis chromosome 16, mChiNiv1.1, whole genome shotgun sequence genome includes the window AGCTGGGAAGTCTACATAAAGGTGTCATCTGGTATATTTCTTGAAGAAGGCTTTTTGGATTAAACTACCTTACAAAGTAGTTGGTTACTGAatgtcttagttagtgtttctattgctaggAAGAGACACCGTGAacaccacagaaactcttacaaagaaaacatttaattgggatggttgcttacagtttcagaggttcagttcattatcattatgaAAGGGAGCAAGATAGAATGTAGGCAGGTGTGttcctggagctgagagtgctatagCTTGTAttcaacaggaagttgactgaaagtcacactgagggaaacttgagcaGAAGGTACCTCCAAAGCCCGCTaccagagtgacacacttccttcaataaggtcacacctcctaatagtgccagtccctttcagggccattttcttttaaatcaccaCACTCAGTAACACTGTTTATTGCAACTGTTAAGGGAAGAGAGAGTCAACTTTCTTGCCCTCTCCTTATCCCCACCATTACCATGCTCCACAGCTATCCAAGTGTGGGCAATActgattgatgtgtgtgtgtgtttatacaaaaAGAACAGGATATTGAAATTGGGAGGGTGGGAAAAGGTTGAGAAGAAAAATTCAAGGTAGATAAGATGGTAGTTATgcttaaaataaattgtttatacatatgaaattctcaaagaataaataaaataagcatgtTTGAAAGACAGTGCTCTAACTTGGTTGAGAGGCAAAAactactctttcttcctcttctcctacaGCAACCAGTCTCATCCTGAGCTCTGTACTTTTGTAAAATCATCCATCTTTAATAGGTCACAAATGTCCCAGATCTAAACACCAACCTCTTAGAGGTTAAGTCTTTAACATATAAATGCTGAGAGGACACACTATGCTCCAAAGCATCCTTCTTATTGATGTTTTTAGATTAACAGAAACAACATTTCCAAATGTGGGAGAAGTACCTGCATTTAAGCAGCATTGTTATGAGAGAACACTCACTGGACAGGTAGCGTTCTGGGGGAGGAGTTTCTATTGTAGCCGAATTCTGCTGAGTTTGGGATAGGTTACCCatggaaaaaacaaataaacaaataaaaaaccttgGTGACCTGGTTAGAGTGTCATGTACAATggaaatactaaataaaaatagaaaatatagataGTATAAATTATAGGACCTAAAAGACCTAGTCAGTTTGGGGAGTGACATGATTtatgaagtatatatatatatatatatatatatatatatatatatatatatatatatatatttgtgtgtgtgtgtttgaaatggACTTTATTCAAAACTCTGATCTACCAAGTTAGCGTTTTCCACCAACTCGGAGAGCAGAGACCTTCACAGGCTTCACAATCTTTTGTTTAGGTGCTGCTTTTGTGGGGGCCTTGGCAGCAGCCATTGCGGTCTTCTTGGATGCCTGCTTAGCCTTTTTTGCTTCCTTGGCAGCCCTGATGGCCTGCTCTCGCTGGGCTTTCCTAACTTCTGGTTTCTGATTCCTCTTGGCCATTATATCAGCAAGGGATGCACCAGTGATGGCCCGCTGGAATTTGACTGCGCGGcgggttctttttttttgaatttcttcCGACTGtccttttttgtgttttcttctgtacAGGACAGTCCAGTTTATCTGCCGGGGATTCCTTTTGAACAGGAATGCGGACTCGCATTTTGCATTAAGAAACTGGAAAACCTTCCCGTCGGTCCTGGCGTAGCGCCGCCCGTGTCCGGGGTAGATCTTGTACCCGCTGAAACTGCACAGCTCGACCTTCATGATGGGAGCTGCCGCCCGGCCGGAGGAAAGATGGCGAAGAGCTatgaagtatattttaaaagcagttaTAAGGTAATACTCGTCAAAAGAAGGGACAACACCAGGAGAAAGGTGTGAGGAGGTATAAGGGACTTACTCCCGAATCCTATTAAAATCTGCCTATGACTGATTGTTTTAGTAACCTTTCTACACTGCTTGTAGGATATCGTTCTTTCTCAGATTTTagattttcacttttaaaaaatgaaactcgTGAACTGTGACCTGTACATCCTCACACTCAATTGGTTGAGCTAGATAAAGATAGCTGACTGTTTACTAGTGCAGGGCAGCTGAATCCAGCAGAGATTTGCTGAAGAAATTCAACAGGAGGGGGAGAGTCATGGTGCGAGATCAGGAAGACAGCCTAGTGTGAAACTCCTCTAGTGTTAGAGCATTGTTAATTATTACTCCCCGTCGTTAATGATAAGTAGTGGCTCAAGCCCATTAGtgaggaaaagaaacacaaacaaacctcATAGTGATTTATGCTCCAAGTGTGGGAAATAGGACCTCCTTGGAATATCTGACTTTATTTATGGATTGAAAGATAACCTTGAGGGACTGAATGTGTTAAAACAGCATCAGAAACTGAATTGTGAGTGCAGCAAAGCAAGTTCAGAGTAGACCAAAGAATCAGCAGATATTTTCTCAGTGAGCACCAAGTTTATTACATTTAAGCACATGATTTCTCCTCACTACTACTTTCCTGAGTTAATTAGGCAGTGGCCATCCACCTTAAAAGGCTGCAGAAGACACAAAAGTGCTTTGTAGTGTGAGCTATGCAAAGGAGACAGAGCTGTTCTGCTTGCTAGGGGAATCTGCTGTGTTTTATAATCATTCTCACTTATCCCAACTATAGAAGCAGAAATGATACCAAAGTAGCATAATGAATAACGATGACGGTTGCAAAAATTATTGTGACTAATCACATTAAACCTATTTGGTTTAACTAATTGAAAATCAAGATGCAATCCCCCTCTAGATTGATttgatattttattacatttgtaaAAATCATAAAGTAGTTATGTCATCTTcaattctcaaaaataattgcATTGCTTTCGTAACTGTCAGAACGTATTTGCTGTGTTACATACACAGGTAACCAGTCTGACATGATAGTCCAGTATTTCCTGTTTGGCAGTTACACTGTTCTTGTCTTTGTGTGGAAAATTATGTTCTAGTTGCATCCTGTAACATGCTTGCCTAAGTTGTGTGATCAAAAATATGTCAAATATTAGAAACCTGGGCATGTTAAATACTTCACTTTTAGGATTGCTTTTATGTCAACTCTTCtgatgtattcttttatttttttcctagccAAGATGGGAGGAATAATTTGAGTCTTTTTTGAGAATTGTAAATTTGGTGgtcattattctctctctctctctcttcctagttTGTAATTAACGGAGTTTACACAAAAGTTCAGTCTGGTGGATAAATTGATTTAGGAATTTGACTTAATTGCTTGATTGGTTTTGAAATCTCTCTGCATTCACTTCCACTTCCAACCCTTGGATTTTAACTGTTTGCTTCTCTGTTAACTCTGTCGGTCTAGTTTTTTCTAATGTTATATCTCTGCTAAAACTCTTCCAAATGTATTCACTTTAATAAATTTCATGTTCAATAGActggatattaaaatatttaatctcCTTTGAGTATATGTTAATCAGTATATGGAGTTATTTATCCATACGTGGAGAAATAGGCTGAAGAAGATCGTAAGAAGGGTGTATGCTCCAATGCAATGCGTAGATACTGTCCCGCTGGAGGGGAAGATGCTTCCTCAGGCAGCAGCATCTGAGTCTTAAGGACACTGGGAAGCCAGCAGCTGGGCGAAATCCTATCTACGTCTCACACAGCTGCTGCTTTACTCTCTGTCAGAGTAGGGCTATGCTGATTAAGCCcagagtatttaattttttttcttttcatctttcttctctaGCCATCTGTAAATCATAAAACAGAAGTAGGTGGGTTTCCTTTTTTGGCACCAATTCAAATATTCCTCTTCACCAAACAATCCAAGAAAATCAGACAAGTTTTCATTCCTTCATCAACTTTAGCattgtattatattattttttcttaatattcacTAATCATCAAAAGGCATTATCAGCCACTTATTTATtgaagcatttgcttatcacttAATTTGTTCCACTGAATTTACAGATATATCAAATGGCTTACCTATAAAAAAATCCGCTGTTACAGACTATAAAATATATAGGATCTTGATAACTTACAATAAAGTATTTACTATTTATCAAGTTTTGATGTTTgttatgtattattttgttttggagacatgATTCTGCTATGTTTCCCAGGCATTCCTCAGGTAATGTTTAGCCTCTCCTCCAAGTATAGCTGAACTACAAGTGTATACTACTTTTATAACTTTAAAgttctatctgtttttatatttcttcttgcAAAAAGAATATCTTGATTCTGTTCCTGTTAAACAGGAGCTCAGACTCTTCGCCATCCTTCTCCTCATCTGAAAGACCACCATTTCTGTGAGCATTCATGCAAACTTTGGAGAGTCACACAGAGTGAGAGTAACGAGCTGGGACTGGCCAATACCATTTAGAAATTAATCCTCCTCACTAAACCCAGATGAGTGAGCATCCAGCTAATAATCTGCCTGAAATTTCAGGAGTGGTGAGATATAGTGATCCAGCTGCAGCACGCCGCCAGGAACCCTAATCCTCCCAAACCTGTAACTATTAAAGGATTGGTTGACTAAACTTGTTACATATGATTTTAATCACTGTGGAACTAAAATACCCATATAACTTTACTTTTCTTTACTAAATAATAAAGGTTTGAAAACCAAAGTACTTCTTATTGTTGTTGTAATTTTAGTGAAGGTAATACACACCTATAGGTTTAACTAATAAAACCTCACTtgcattccagaaaaaaaaaaaaaaaaaacagctggaataacaacaacaaaaaactcatttTGTCTCCAATATAAAtaagagacaaaataaaattcacGTGCAGAAACAAGGCAATATTTCTGGCTAGTGGGAACTCCTGTATGCAAACAATTCCTAAAGACTCTTGGTTCACCCTCCAAAGAGCCAAAGCTAAAGGCAAATGATACCCTGCTCAACTGCAAAAGCACTTATTGAGAATTGTATCACTAGACGAGAGCCATccacaagaagacagaagactgtGAAAGAACCTTTGAAAGTAAATACTGTCATAGTGTGTATGTAGATATCAGTGATTAGTTTAACAAGCCATTGGGGGAAAATTCTGTCATTCAGTGATTCATCTGATGATAAGTCTTTCTGATAAGCAGCAAGTACTATAGTAAATTGAGGAGAGGAATGCTTTTTGACAAAGATAGTAGAAAATACGATCCAGATGGCTATTTTCATTGTGATTCTTGATAAATAATATGTATCGGATGGAGATGCATGTCCACAAGCCCCAAAGTACTACTGATTGATTTGTAAAGGTGCCAACATCACCCCTCGTAGTGTCTACTGGCCATGATGAAGTCCATCCAGTGCAATGTTAGCTGAGATCCACAACAAAGGGTTGTACATGTTGAAGTCTTAAATCCAGACTGTGTCAGGGAAGATGATTTGGTGAGAATTAAGATGATTTGGAAATTAGAGGTAGTTTTACCTTTGCAGGTATGTTTTGATATGATACAAAATCTCACATGCTTCTGACTCATAGCTTTCAACTTTGTATAAAAATCTTCATTAATGTGACAAATAATTCCTTTCAGTATGAGACATGAAGTTTGATTTCTAAAAGTAATGCTTAACCCAGAATTACATACAAGGTATTCATTGCACTGCAAAGTCAAAGTTTGACAACAtcctttaacttttatttgattaatttgtactaaatttattaatttatgctAACTTATAATAAATTTATACTTAATATGTTACaacatattattaaataaaataaacatgctaAATTGCTTCCTTTCTATGTTCTATTAGTAAGCATGACTTGCtaattttttatgcttttttaaaattcaattagaattttatttaagTCATCCTAAATTTTCAGTTAGTGAATACACTGCAAAGCTTGATTGACTTGTTGAACTATTGgtctattttaattttgaaattaaattatcAACTGTTTAGTTATGTGATTAAGAGAGCTTAAAATTGGGGGTAATGACTAAGTCACTTTTGAGATATGTTATTTAACAATGACTACTAATTTCCAGAACTTTCTAGTATAAAAGCAGTatgcctctgtttcttttttttacacacattcaaatggacacacacacacacaaacaaatacagaaatggGCACTttttacacgcacacacacatgcaagtatatacacacaaacatacacacacatacacacacacacaaaatggccacttttcacacaaacacacatataagcatacacacacaaacatacagatatacatacaaaatGGGAATtcttcacatgcacatacatgtatgcacatagaaacatacatacacagagacacacatacacaatggtcATTCTTCATGcaagacacatgcatacacacacatgcacacatacagacgtACTTTTTAAAAGTGTCTGATAGTGCTATGTCCAATCtaatctacttatttattttgttccagTTTAGTTTGTGCTGTTTCCTTCTATGATTAAACAAGTGCTAGTTGTACATCAACAAGCTGCTCCAAAAACTCATTAATGTGTTACTGTAGGAGAGTGATCACATAAGAAGCGTGGGCTTACCTAGTTATCGCATTTCTATTCTCTGGCCAGTAGGAACGTATAgttcagtctttcaaattttaaacatcatatacctgatttttttttattgtcctatattagcctggaatgaagGTGACATTCAACTGTGTCTTGCTGGTATGGTTTGATTAGCAAAACAACAAATAGATCATCTTTATTCATGGGATTCTCTAACCAATAATATGTCTTTAAAAGAACGACATCAGAAGTTCAGGGGGCATTGTTTCTCCAGTGGGTTAATTAGTGGAAAGCTTGGAGCATATTCAAACAAAGACATCAATCAGAGATAGAGTAAATGAAAACTCTtgttaaaaattacaaatgttaGGGAAGACATATTATAAATGAGCATTTTTTAACCATATCctatctttgggaatttcataccaTAATTAATGGTATCTCCATTGCTCTGCTCAGTGGAGTGAACAAGATTGTTGTTGAAGCCTTGACTTCTTCACTTATTTTCTGCCATTATGCTTCAGAATATAATGGGGGAGTTGAAAGCCAAGCTGGTGTCAGAGTTCTATGGCATAAGGGAATGAGATTTGTCTGAAATTCAGATTCAGAGCATTGAATCTATGCGCCATGTGAGGACTAATTGCACAAATGTCAATCTTCCAGGGTTTCATTAAATTATGATACTTAATTAACATCTGTGTCAGTGAACGATATAAAAAATATATCCAAGGCTTCTTTAAAAGCAGTTCACATTCAAATAGATGTTGATTGATAGAAGCCTATTGTTTCCTAGTGCCAGTAATGTTCTTCAGTGCACATATTACCAGAAGACTTCCCCAAATATAAGGTACTGGATATTTTGAGCTCTGATAAAATAAGTCTTTCTACCTCCACATGGAAAGTGCACTTTTATGGCCAGAATCAGTGACTCTATTTCTCCATCCATTGAGCATGCATCAACATCTTGATTGATTACAACATATTCTTTACCAACCATTGATTGGTTATTGAATCCCATGAATTAAAATTATGAATCTATTTGGTGTTTGGCATATGAAAACAAGTGAGCAAGGCATGGTTTCAGGGTGTGAAGTATCATTTTACTCTCATTCATAGGTAATACGgagaattacttttaaaaaatcaactgtgagccgggtggtggtggcgcacgcctttaatcccagcactcgggaggcagaggcaggcggatatctgtgagttcgaggccagccaggtctagaagagctagttccaggacaggaaccaaaaagctacggagaaaccctgtctcgaaaatcaaaaaacaaaacaaaacaaaaacaaaaacaaaacaaaacaaaaatcgaCTGTGAGGTTTAAATTAGTTGgatttattacatatatttgaAGTAACTTTGTAAAGCTCTTAGAAAGTGATTCCTTCTAATAAATGTAGTTGTGTTGAACATAGAATAATATTTTACATATGGAAAATGAATATAATGTTATTTTTCTTGAACTATACCTCCAAGATATCTGATGTTTGCAAACAAAAGAGTGattctaaattctttttattcAGAATGGGTCGAAAATGAGTGTGTGCAGCAACAAAGCAATGTGGTGCTTCTTTTGGATGTGCTGGCTAATTCAGCGTATATTTGATTTAAAGTTCCACTCGTCTTTTAGATGTCCCAGGTCACAGAGTAAAGGGCTAAGGTAAATCAAGCAAGAACCTTAAACATTCACTGAGAAACACAAACTTGTTGGCAAGCTTTTTATTtaccatataaatatatttttattaaaagcttcagcttagtggttgatgtgggattttctgttgtatgctgtgattaccatcggttaataaaaaaaaaaaactgctttggacctatagaaaggcagaacttagctaggtggtgaaaacaaaactgaatgctgggcgaagaaaggtggagtcagagagaagccatggagcctcaggagacagacaccagacacaacactacctggtaaaccacagccacgtggcaatacacagattaatagagatgggttagtttagggtatgagttagccagaacaaatttaagctattggtcaaacagtaatgcaaataatatggtttctgtgtcattacttcttgagtctgggcagccagaaaacgaGCAAGTGGCCTTCTTTACAACAAGTGATGGTACATAATTTAATTCAGCACTTGGGAACcaaaggcaggttgatctctgtgggttcaaggccagccagtctacagagctagttccaggacagactccaaagctacacagagaaaccctgtttagaaaagtaaaacaatacaAAAGGCTTCAGCTtatgattttaaaacattatttcttcCCTTATCCTTCTAATtgtctttaaaggaaacaaaagaataatgCCCTAGAGACCAAGATACAGAAAGCAGAGACCATCCAAAATGAGAACCTACAAAACAAATCTAAGCCATAATGAGAGGAAAGCTATGAGACTAGATTCAATATTAGTATTCAATATTATATTACAGTGGTAATATAATATTAGCCTCTAAACAGAATATAATTAAGAATATAGAAAAGACACAGTTCCATAAATAGTTGCCCACAATCATATATAATTGTCATGCCATTGTTTTccattagaaaaaaagaataaatgagattttaaaaaacaaatgtctgATAGAATTGAGCTCCTAATTAAGCCTTCAactgaataaagaaagcatcactcttgtatattttcttcattatataTAGTCTGTTATAAATGCTTGGCATAATTATAGTCAAAATAGATGTTCT containing:
- the LOC130888128 gene encoding 60S ribosomal protein L24-like, giving the protein MKVELCSFSGYKIYPGHGRRYARTDGKVFQFLNAKCESAFLFKRNPRQINWTVLYRRKHKKGQSEEIQKKRTRRAVKFQRAITGASLADIMAKRNQKPEVRKAQREQAIRAAKEAKKAKQASKKTAMAAAKAPTKAAPKQKIVKPVKVSALRVGGKR